The Magnolia sinica isolate HGM2019 chromosome 9, MsV1, whole genome shotgun sequence sequence ggttgtgaatcgcacgttgggaaaccttcttcgatgtatttcaggagaaaaaccgaagcagtgggatttggctttatctcaagcggagtttgcattcaacaacatggtgaaccgctcgacagggaaattcccgttccaggttatttatggacgagtccctcgccacacactagacttggtccctctgcccaagctcccaggcatgagcattgcagcggaacatatggctgacaagatcatgggcattcatgcgaaagtacaaaccaagctacatgcctcgaacgaaaaatacaaggagcaagccgacaagcatcggcgacaaaaagtgttcgaggtgggtgaccaagtaatggtccatctgcgcaaagaatgatttccgaccggaacgtacaacaagttaaagaataaaaagattggaccggtaccaatcatccgaaagatcaatgacaacgcttatgttgttgaccttccagatgacatggcaatctcacggactttcaacgtcgcggacctgaccgagtatcatgaaccagcgcaagatgagaactcgaggacgagttcttttgaagtggaggggactgatgtagagcgggtcgcagacagtttcatggccaagatggatcagaaaaggcccggtcgacgacagaagtgatccggaccattggaccttagatcgggcgtatctcgcaatccggaatgagttatctgacataaaatatatgattttggggtagatatatgattttggggtagaacgagctactttagccaaccaacccgctatgccgggttgcgcagcccggaattgcgaaaaaccccttgatcgatggtcgttttcctgttttaatttcgtttttactataaatagtaagttttagtttgattataactcttcatccgtcgggctttaagagttgcgcccaacgtgaaaagagcttagaataattaggggaacggtttggtgaagccaaataggacacttactatttttggccgaaaaccttgtgcactagtagacatcacgaccgtctataaatagtaagtttactatttatagtaagtcgcggattctaggagtttgagttgtagtttgattatgatttctttcccattgcttgatacccttatttaaagggttgtgaactcgtttttattaattcatcaatcaatttcgaatttattagaatttatttttattttctgctttctttccgcgtggattcgagaagtctctgtgaggagtctagagaagttctgtggattcggaatagttatcctcttgaggaagacggtgctcgacctcacgtcctcccctgcgtcagttagATGGACAAATAGAATATATTTCCTCCTCTATTTTATCTCCGGAATCTTCGTGGATTGCaatgcattaaaaataaaatacctacctcTCCATATTTATAAGAGTATGGATAaagttggaaagaaattataaTCAAGAGATAGGCGCCCACTTCCAACAATCCAACCATCGGCCACATTAGAAAAAATGGACCACCACCTAAAAAATCCCAAACTTCACATTGGGCCCACCTGGTAGttagatgggcctgatttttaatTTCCTATTATCATGGTAGGGCAACCCTGCCGGATGAGTTGGATACTAGGTTGGGCATGATAGGAACATTGCCATAAGTTAAGTGTCACTTTCTTGCTGTGAATGCATGGAAAAGTTTCATTATACTTTAGCCATTTTCTATTGTTAACTAAACCTTTGACATTTGATTAGTTGGTGCATTCAAACGTACGCATCAAAGTCTTAAAATCACAATGGGCggcatattattttaaaaaatcaaacagttgataatatttccttttttccttgtATATTCATACGTACCAAAGTTCCAATTTTCACCACAGCCTAAGCTTTTAATATTGCTTTCCACAACATAcgaaaaagaagataaaagaaaTATACAAAAGGAAAGTGGACAGTCTCATCACAAATGCAGAAGCTATATGGTTCAATCCCCTCATGACCCATCATcattaacttttttttaaaaaaaaaaaaaaacacgaaagAAAGTGTATGAAACACTCCCAAGGATGGTTAAAACACTTAACGACTCAGATCAACTCGCCCTCACCTGAGTCAGGGATGACTCATCCAAGTGAGTGATGGTGTTATACCAGACCGGGtccaactgagtcgactcaagcAAGACTTATAACCATGCTCCTAAGCCAAGCTTCCTTTGCTGGGCCTGGGCCGGATAAGCCAAACTGAGCCCTTTATTTTTTGGACCCAAGATTAACGCCTGCATCCGGTCTGCAACCACCACGAGGGAATAGTAAATTGGGACCGGTCGGTCGGTCTTAATATGGAAGTAGAGCCCATTTTTTAAGTGGGTCTTGAACCTGGGTCTAGTACTCCAACCCAATGGGCCTGAAGAAAGATAGCTTCATGTGGGCTTCAAGTCGTGAAACATCGAAGCCCACCTGACTTCTTCGATCCGGTTCGACCAACCCGCTTCATCGCCGTCCTTTTCACTTCCATGGACACTGCGAGCTACCTCACCATCATTGACATCATAACGAAGATCATAGACTATCGGGCTCACGACGCTCGCAGCCGTGGGCCCAACAATTGGACTACCATCAGTGATCATCAACCTCCTTTGCTTAAGGATCATCATCCTCTTATTCCTCCTCAGCATCGCTCCCCTCCATCGCTTCCCGTATGCCTTCCTCGGCACTGTCATGATTGCTGAGCTGTTGCGGCAGGCCCACACACGTACATACTTAACTATACACTTCTGAATCTTCTTGATCATAGTGACAAGCCTTGAAATTGGCGGCCGCCGGACCACTCCCTTCTCCTTCTTGGCCAGCTTGAGTATCTCTAGCCTGTGTTTGGCTATAGAGATGCCCATGCTTTGGAGGAAGTCATGGTTGAAGTCTGCAATGTCGTCCTCCTCGAGCTCGTTGTGGGCAAAGGCGAGGCCGTATTCGTAGACGAGCGTCGGTTCGAGGCCCGTTTTCGATAGCCATGAGAACCAGTCCATATccatggatggatgtatgtggatgaatggatggatgggctaATGGTTTGAGATTTATATaaggagaagaagatgagaaGGCTGGAGAATGGTGGGCCTGAAGTAGCTGGGAGGTTTGATTTTTTTTGCTTTCCTCTCTTTTTGAAATAGAGGGACGTTGAGAGTAGgataaaaaaaagaagtgaaCA is a genomic window containing:
- the LOC131256175 gene encoding uncharacterized protein LOC131256175 encodes the protein MDMDWFSWLSKTGLEPTLVYEYGLAFAHNELEEDDIADFNHDFLQSMGISIAKHRLEILKLAKKEKGVVRRPPISRLVTMIKKIQKCIVKYVRVWACRNSSAIMTVPRKAYGKRWRGAMLRRNKRMMILKQRRLMITDGSPIVGPTAASVVSPIVYDLRYDVNDGEVARSVHGSEKDGDEAGWSNRIEEVRWASMFHDLKPT